In one window of Arachis ipaensis cultivar K30076 chromosome B06, Araip1.1, whole genome shotgun sequence DNA:
- the LOC107646466 gene encoding uncharacterized protein LOC107646466 produces the protein MTQKKEVALKSTIESLEDDSNYSLSDDKIIFFAMRLKRLMRNKGKSKCSSSKEHKRYLSKIIYHHCKKADHFKYDCPKFKKEDKIRKDKKKVLTASCEDLENNSEEKESEHEDHVCLMVDDNKAEKIYLASKKKKDMWYLDSECSRHMIGKTTFFIKLNKYEGGFVTFSDDGKEKIKP, from the exons ATGACACAAAAGAAAGAAGTGGCCTTGAAATCTACTATTGAGTCATTGGAAGATGATTCCAATTATAGTTTATCAGAtgacaaaattatattttttgctatGAGACTAAAGAGGCTCATGAGGAACAAAGGAAAGAGCAAatgttcaagctcaaaggaacacAAGAGATACCTTAGCAAGATCATTTATCATCACTGCAAGAAGGCCGATCACTTCAAGTATGACTGTCCCAAGTTCAAGAAGGAAGACAAGATAAGGAAGGACAAGAAAAAGGTTTTGACAGCTTCATGTGAGGACTTGGAAAATAATTCAGAAGAAAAAGAATCTGAGCATGAAGATCATGTTTGTCTTATGGTTGATGATAATAAAGCAGAAAag ATTTACCTTGCATCCAAGAAAAAGAAGGacatgtggtacttggatagtgaATGCTCAAGGCACATGATTGGAAAGACTACATTCTTCATCAAACTCAACAAGTACGAAGGAGGATTCGTAACTTTCAGTGatgatggaaaagaaaaaatcaaGCCGTAG
- the LOC107645833 gene encoding multisubstrate pseudouridine synthase 7, giving the protein MAMKTVEESHVGISCYISNLPGFRGVLKQRYSDFIVNEVDRDGQVVHLSSLDAPPEEEQRSVQETGTNTSESDTTTVTSYAALLDSFKSLAGDSDAGCLEEFLNQINTGDDKSVAPLVLSPDSNKSHRTAVHKFFKGNFKFLVTDTVDGPDASSKCIRVRLNSGGPNNNGRNSKKRKERGDKPFDSRGSKSWPENVEKFLRFHLYKENKDTQEALGVIGKMLGIQSRSFGFAGTKDKRAVSTQRVTVYKQLASRVASLNERLFGIKVGDFCYVNEGLVLGQLSGNRFTITLRGVVADSEDTIKASADALGRHGFINYFGLQRFGSGSVPTHLIGAALFRGEWELAVDMILDPRDGEKEAIAKARKYYKDSKDIEGTLRQLPRYLVAERAVLQNLKKSPGNYVQALKAIPRTLRMMYVHSYQSFLWNHAASTRVQKYGTEQVVLGDLVYCKENPTGKVTGIVGPECDDDCGDRYDSNIEEEVSEDTQEESNNYVKVVTAEDLNLGCYTIEDVILPMPGSRVIYPTNDVAKVYHDLADKDRISLTECVHNVKEFSITNVTGSYRRVFQKPINFEWELLKYADSTKPLVETDLDKIIKSKPVNGVRPVGAPDAKKEDNTRELENSNDGANIEADDNEIEGEEVILPQDESVSGTNSQDFQTALKMSFTLPTSCYATMAIRELLKTSTSVAYHKTLNQ; this is encoded by the exons ATGGCGATGAAAACCGTTGAAGAATCTCACGTTGGCATCTCCTGTTACATATCCAACCTTCCTGGCTTCCGTGGTGTCCTCAAGCAAAG ATATTCTGATTTCATTGTTAATGAAGTCGACAGAGATGGACAAGTTGTTCACTTGTCTTCACTTGATGCCCCTCCTGAGGAGGAACAAAGG AGTGTTCAAGAAACTGGAACAAACACATCAGAGTCTgatacaacaacagttaccagTTATGCTGCTTTACTTGATTCTTTTAAATCTCTTGCTGGGGATTCCGATGCAGGCTGTTTGGAAGAATTTCTTAATCAAATTAATACGGGAGATGACAAAAGTGTAGCTCCTCTTGTCCTTTCTCCGGATTCAAACAAATCTCATAGAACG GCAGTGCATAAGTTCTTTAAGGGAAACTTCAAGTTCCTTGTTACCGACACTGTTGATGGACCAGATGCTTCATCAAAATGCATCCGTGTGAGATTGAATTCCGGTGGGCCAAACAACAACGGTAGAAACTCCAAGAAGCGCAAAGAAAGAGGTGATAAACCTTTTGACAGCAGAGGTTCAAAAAGTTGGCCAGAAAATGTTGAGAAGTTCCTTAG GTTTCATCTTTATAAGGAGAACAAAGACACGCAAGAAGCCCTTGGAGTGATTGGAAAGATGCTTGGCATCCAG TCAAGATCATTTGGTTTTGCGGGTACAAAGGATAAACGTGCTGTCTCAACCCAAAGG GTTACTGTTTATAAGCAGCTGGCAAGTAGGGTAGCTTCTCTTAATGAGAGGTTATTTGGCATTAAAGTGGGTGATTTCTG TTATGTTAATGAAGGACTTGTTTTGGGCCAGCTCTCAGGGAACCGATTTACAATCACATTGAG AGGTGTGGTTGCAGATTCTGAAGATACCATAAAAGCATCTGCAGATGCCTTAGGAAGGCATGGCTTCATTAACTACTTTGGTCTACAA CGTTTCGGAAGTGGTTCTGTGCCAACTCACCTTATTGGTGCTGCCTTATTTCGAGGGGAATGGGAACTTGCTGTTGACATGATCCTTGATCCAAGAGATGGAG AAAAGGAAGCTATAGCCAAGGCACGCAAGTACTATAAAGATAGCAAAGATATTGAAGGAACACTTAGGCAGTTGCCTCGATATTTGGTTGCTGAAAGGGCTGTG CTGCAAAACTTAAAAAAGTCTCCTGGAAATTACGTGCAGGCATTGAAAGCTATTCCAAGGACTCTTAGAATGAT GTATGTACATAGTTACCAAAGCTTTTTATGGAACCATGCAGCTAGTACAAGGGTGCAAAAATATG GAACTGAACAAGTTGTATTAGGAGATTTGGTATATTGTAAAGAAAATCCTACTGGAAAAGTTACAGGGATTGTTGGACCTGAATGTGATGATGACTGCGGGGATAGATATGATTCGAATATTGAAGAGGAAGTCTCTGAAGATACTCAAGAAGAAAGCAATAATTATGTGAAG GTTGTGACTGCTGAAGACCTTAATTTAGGATGTTATACAATTGAGGATGTCATACTTCCTATGCCCGG TTCTCGAGTAATTTATCCAACAAATGATGTGGCAAAAGTTTATCATGATTTGGCAGATAAA GATCGAATCAGCTTGACAGAATGTGTGCATAATGTGAA GGAATTTTCAATAACTAATGTGACTGGAAGTTACAGAAGGGTTTTTCAGAAACCAATTAATTTCGAATG GGAACTACTAAAATATGCTGATAGTACTAAGCCATTGGTAGAGACAGATTTAGACAAGATCATCAAGTCTAAACCTGTGAACGGTGTCAGACCAGTGGGTGCACCGGATGCAAAAAAGGAAGATAATACGAGAGAATTAGAGAACTCAAATGATGGTGCAAACATTGAGGCTGATGATAACGAGATTGAAGGTGAGGAAGTGATATTACCACAAGATGAATCTGTCTCTGGCACCAACTCTCAAGATTTCCAAACTGCTCTGAAAATGAGTTTTACTCTCCCTACTTCATGCTATGCAACAATGGCCATAAGAGAACTGCTGAAGACTTCAACATCT GTTGCATATCACAAGACACTTAACCAGTAA
- the LOC107645835 gene encoding uncharacterized protein LOC107645835 gives MATPQSKFQIKAPGAFLPTISEMDFAGFAVSDQVQNKMKDFPSCFGENGVQVADSSSSSSSKNAQNLVSSSYQCQIRSQSCVVTVTWSKNLMGHCLSVGIDDSTNQCLCKVDIKPWVFSKRKGCKSLEAYSCKIDVYWDLSSAKFGSGPEPLEGFYVGVVADRQMVLLLGDLRKEAFKKTNVGPLYYNAVLVAKKEHVFGKKLYGTKAVFCNNGQVHDLVIECDTSISEPSLMIRIDSKTVMQVKHLRWKFRGNHTILVDGLAVEVLWDVYNWLFNPYLGDAVFMFRTCLSTDKMWPAQPLSEANLLHLSFSQRFSDTKSQGVGFSLILHAWKNV, from the exons ATGGCAACGCCCCAATCTAAATTTCAAATCAAAGCCCCAGGAGCATTTTTGCCAACGATTTCTGAGATGGATTTTGCTGGTTTTGCTGTCTCTGACCAAGTTCAG AACAAAATGAAGGATTTCCCTTCTTGTTTTGGTGAAAATGGAGTTCAAGTTGCAGATTCTTCATCTTCAAGCTCCAGTAAGAACGCTCAGAATCTTGTTTCCAGTTCTTATCAATGCCAGATTCGAAGCCAGTCCTGTGTGGTTACCGTCACATGGAGTAAGAATTTGATGGGGCATTGCCTCAGTGTCGGGATCGATGACTCTACAAATCAGTGTCTTTGTAAGGTGGACATCAAACCGTGGGTGTTCTCCAAGAGAAAAGGTTGCAAGAGCCTCGAGGCTTATTCGTGTAAAATTGATGTATATTGGGACCTCTCTTCGGCGAAATTTGGCTCCGGGCCTGAGCCATTGGAGGGATTTTATGTAGGAGTTGTTGCAGATCGGCAAATGGTTCTCCTTCTGGGGGATTTGAGGAAAGAAGCTTTTAAGAAGACGAATGTTGGTCCATTGTACTACAATGCAGTTTTGGTTGCCAAGAAAGAACATGTTTTTGGTAAGAAGTTGTATGGTACCAAGGCCGTGTTTTGCAATAATGGTCAAGTTCATGACCTTGTGATTGAATGTGACACAAGTATTAGTGAACCGTCACTTATGATTCGCATCGACAGCAAAACAGTGATGCAAGTGAAGCATCTGAGATGGAAGTTCCGGGGAAATCATACTATCCTGGTAGATGGCCTTGCAGTGGAAGTTCTCTGGGATGTGTATAATTGGCTCTTCAATCCATATCTGGGAGATGCTGTCTTTATGTTCAGAACATGCCTATCTACTGATAAGATGTGGCCTGCTCAGCCTCTTTCTGAAGCAAATCTGTTGCACTTGTCTTTCTCTCAGAGGTTTTCTGATACCAAATCGCAAGGTGTTGGCTTCTCGCTTATTTTACATGCTTGGAAGAATGTGTAG
- the LOC107645834 gene encoding ER membrane protein complex subunit 2, whose translation MVTKTEENQLNRLESQVDNAGGGAWEYLCLVRKLKLRRSDKVLKHGLSILNNPSKRSALGPEEWTLYEQVAVAAMDCQSLDVAKDCIKVLRKKFPDSKRVGRLEALLLEAKGSWELADKAYSSLLEDNPLDQTIHKRRVAMAKAQGNIPGAIEWLNKYLEIFMADHDAWRELAEIYVSLQMYKQAAFCYEELILSQPTVPLYHLAYADVLYTLGGLENLQTAKKYYTSTIDLTGGKNTRALFGVCLCTSAITQVTKGKSKEEKEGSQVQSLAAKVLEKDYKQRAPDKLPQLTTALKSLTLSS comes from the exons ATGGTTACGAAAACGGAGGAGAACCAACTGAACCGCCTCGAGAGCCAGGTGGACAACGCCGGAGGTGGAGCATGGGAGTACCTCTGTCTCGTAAGGAAGCTCAAGCTTCGCCGCTCAGACAAAGTCCTCAAGCATGGCCTCTCCATCCTGAACAATCCTTCCAAGCGATCCGCTCTTGGCCCTGAAG AGTGGACTTTGTATGAACAGGTTGCTGTTGCGGCTATGGATTGCCAAAGTCTTGATGTTGCTAAG GACTGTATAAAGGTTCTCCGGAAGAAATTCCCAGACAGTAAACGAGTTG GCAGGTTGGAGGCATTGTTGCTTGAAGCTAAAGGGTCCTGGGAATTAGCAGACAAGGCATACTCAAGCCTACTGGAGGATAATCCTCTTGATCAA ACCATCCATAAGAGGAGAGTGGCTATGGCAAAGGCACAAGGCAACATTCCAGGAGCTATTGAATGGCTTAATAAATATCTAGAAAT ATTCATGGCAGATCATGATGCATGGAGAGAACTGGCCGAAATATATGTCTCCTTGCAAAT GTATAAACAAGCAGCATTTTGCTACGAGGAGTTAATATTATCGCAACCTACTGTGCCACTCTACCACTTAGCCTATGCCGAT GTGCTTTATACACTTGGTGGATTAGAGAATCTCCAAACTGCCAAGAAATACTATACATCCACTATTGACCTGACTGGAGGCAAGAATACAAGAGCACTTTTTGGTGTATGCTTG TGCACGTCGGCCATCACACAGGTTACAAAAGggaagagcaaggaagagaaagaaggatCACAGGTACAATCTCTAGCAGCCAAAGTGTTGGAGAAAGATTACAAGCAGAGAGCTCCCGACAAGCTTCCTCAACTTACAACTGCCTTGAAGAGCTTAACACTGTCATCATGA